In a single window of the Ruminococcus albus 7 = DSM 20455 genome:
- a CDS encoding pyridoxal phosphate-dependent aminotransferase: MRTFSKSHKLDNVCYDIRGPVMDEADRMIAAGEKILKLNIGNPAPFGFDAPPEIIGTMTDNLHNAQGYSTSKGIPQAREAILAYHRGKGVNVASIDDIYTGNGVSELITMVMQGLLDNGDEVLVPAPDYPLWTASVTLAGGTAVHYICDESSEWFPDIKDMESKITEKTKAVVIINPNNPTGAVYPREILEQIAKLAREHDLIVFSDEIYDRLLMDGVEHTSIASIDPDLFCITFNGISKSHMSAGFRAGWMVLSGKKDNVRGYIEGLNMLSSMRLCSNVQAQYVIPAALKGTGAPDKELLPGGRIYDQRECIYTLLNDIDGISAVKPKAAFYIFPRIDAKKYGITSDEQFVLDLLRTKKILLVAGGGFHWEQPDHFRIVYLPCIDQLKLSMAEMKDFLSTYRQK, encoded by the coding sequence ATGAGAACTTTTTCAAAATCTCACAAGCTGGACAATGTCTGCTACGATATAAGAGGTCCTGTAATGGACGAAGCTGACAGAATGATCGCGGCGGGTGAAAAAATACTCAAGCTGAATATCGGCAACCCCGCACCCTTCGGCTTTGACGCTCCCCCCGAGATAATCGGTACTATGACGGACAATCTCCACAATGCACAGGGCTATTCCACTTCAAAGGGCATTCCACAGGCACGTGAGGCTATACTTGCTTATCACCGCGGCAAGGGCGTAAATGTTGCTTCCATTGATGACATATACACAGGAAACGGCGTAAGCGAACTTATTACCATGGTAATGCAGGGTCTTCTGGACAACGGTGATGAAGTGCTCGTACCCGCCCCCGACTATCCTCTGTGGACAGCTTCGGTAACACTTGCAGGCGGTACTGCTGTACATTATATATGCGATGAGAGTTCGGAATGGTTCCCCGATATCAAGGATATGGAGAGCAAGATAACCGAAAAGACCAAGGCTGTTGTCATCATCAACCCCAACAATCCCACCGGTGCTGTATATCCCCGTGAGATACTTGAGCAGATAGCAAAACTGGCTCGTGAGCATGACCTGATCGTATTTTCCGATGAGATATATGACCGTCTGCTGATGGACGGTGTTGAACATACCTCTATCGCATCCATTGATCCCGACCTGTTCTGCATAACATTCAACGGCATATCAAAGTCCCATATGTCCGCAGGATTCCGTGCAGGCTGGATGGTGCTCAGCGGCAAAAAGGACAATGTTCGCGGCTACATTGAAGGACTGAATATGCTGTCCTCCATGAGACTGTGTTCTAACGTTCAGGCGCAGTACGTTATCCCTGCGGCGCTGAAAGGCACAGGCGCTCCGGATAAGGAACTTCTCCCCGGCGGACGCATATACGACCAGAGAGAATGTATCTACACTCTGCTGAACGATATCGACGGTATAAGCGCAGTTAAACCGAAAGCTGCATTCTACATATTCCCGAGGATAGATGCAAAGAAGTACGGCATCACCAGTGACGAACAGTTCGTTCTCGACCTGCTGAGAACAAAGAAGATCCTTCTCGTGGCAGGCGGCGGATTCCACTGGGAACAGCCCGACCACTTCAGGATAGTATACCTTCCCTGCATCGATCAGCTCAAACTGTCGATGGCAGAGATGAAGGACTTCCTCAGCACTTACAGACAGAAATAA
- a CDS encoding 3-phosphoglycerate dehydrogenase: MYNILTMNKIAACGTDKFDKAAYTITDECAEPTAIMVRSAKLHDYEMPSSLLAIARAGAGVNNIPVDKCAEQGVVVFNTPGANANAVKELVICALLLASRRITEAAAWANSLKGTEDAPKTVEGGKAKFAGPEIFGKTLGVIGLGAIGGKVANAAVALGMKVIGFDPFLSDAAAKALDPTVKVVDSKDEIYKNADYITLHVPFTPDAKNSISKEQIAMMKDGVRIINAARGELVDTAAVVEAIKAGKIAKYVTDFADDIGLGEENVITLPHLGASTPESEDNCAIMAADELMDYIERGKIRNSVTFPNLELAKTADQLVCVLHKAEVTEDAVKAAAGADVVASASATKKAWGYTLLDVKGSANVDAIKAVAGVVGVRVI, translated from the coding sequence ATGTACAATATTCTTACAATGAACAAGATCGCAGCCTGCGGTACCGATAAGTTCGATAAGGCTGCTTATACTATCACTGATGAGTGCGCTGAGCCTACCGCTATAATGGTACGTTCCGCTAAGCTGCACGACTACGAGATGCCTTCTTCTCTGCTGGCTATCGCAAGAGCAGGTGCAGGTGTCAACAATATCCCTGTTGACAAGTGCGCTGAGCAGGGCGTAGTTGTATTCAACACTCCCGGCGCTAACGCTAACGCAGTTAAGGAGCTGGTAATATGCGCACTGCTGCTGGCTTCCAGAAGAATTACCGAGGCTGCTGCATGGGCTAACTCCCTGAAGGGCACCGAGGACGCTCCCAAGACTGTTGAGGGCGGCAAGGCTAAGTTCGCAGGCCCCGAGATCTTCGGCAAAACACTGGGCGTTATCGGTCTGGGCGCTATCGGCGGCAAGGTTGCAAACGCTGCTGTTGCACTGGGCATGAAGGTAATCGGCTTCGATCCTTTCCTTTCCGATGCTGCTGCTAAGGCACTGGATCCTACTGTAAAGGTAGTTGACAGCAAGGACGAGATCTACAAGAACGCTGATTATATCACTCTGCACGTTCCTTTCACTCCCGATGCAAAGAACAGCATCTCCAAGGAGCAGATCGCTATGATGAAGGACGGCGTTCGCATCATCAACGCTGCAAGAGGCGAGCTGGTAGATACTGCTGCTGTTGTTGAAGCTATCAAGGCAGGCAAGATCGCAAAGTACGTTACAGACTTCGCTGATGATATCGGTCTGGGCGAAGAGAATGTTATCACTCTGCCTCACCTGGGTGCTTCCACTCCCGAGAGCGAGGACAACTGCGCTATCATGGCAGCTGACGAGCTGATGGACTACATCGAGAGAGGTAAGATCAGAAACTCTGTTACTTTCCCGAACCTCGAACTTGCTAAGACAGCTGATCAGCTGGTATGCGTACTGCACAAGGCTGAAGTTACCGAGGACGCTGTAAAGGCTGCTGCCGGCGCTGATGTTGTAGCAAGCGCTTCTGCAACAAAGAAGGCTTGGGGCTACACTCTGCTGGACGTTAAGGGTTCTGCAAATGTTGACGCTATTAAGGCTGTTGCAGGCGTTGTAGGCGTAAGAGTTATCTGA
- the serC gene encoding 3-phosphoserine/phosphohydroxythreonine transaminase, which translates to MGRVYNFSAGPAVLPEEVLKEAAEEMLDYKGTGMSVMEMSHRSKAYDEIIKEAEKDLRDLMNIPDNYKVIFLQGGASLVFAEVPMNLMKNGKAAYIITGQWAKKAAAEAEKYGEVVRVASSADKTFSYIPDCSDLDIPEDADYVYICENNTIYGTKFKTLPNTKGHELVADVSSCFLSEPVDVTKYGVIYGGVQKNVGPSGVQIVIVREDLIADGPAFKACPTMCDWKVQADNDSLYNTPPCYGIYICGKVFKWIKKMGGLEGMKAHNEKKAKILYDFLDSSKLFKGTVVPEDRSLMNVPFVTGNEELDKKFVAEAKAAGFENLKGHRTVGGMRASIYNAMPIEGVEKLVEFMKKFEAENA; encoded by the coding sequence ATGGGCAGAGTTTATAATTTCAGCGCAGGTCCTGCTGTTCTTCCCGAGGAAGTACTCAAGGAAGCTGCTGAGGAGATGCTCGATTACAAGGGCACAGGCATGAGCGTTATGGAGATGTCTCACAGATCCAAGGCTTATGACGAGATCATCAAGGAAGCTGAGAAGGATCTCAGAGATCTGATGAACATTCCCGATAACTACAAGGTAATATTCCTGCAGGGCGGTGCTTCTCTGGTATTTGCAGAGGTACCTATGAACCTGATGAAGAATGGTAAGGCTGCTTACATCATCACAGGTCAGTGGGCAAAGAAGGCTGCTGCTGAGGCTGAGAAGTACGGTGAGGTAGTAAGAGTTGCTTCCTCCGCTGACAAGACCTTCTCATATATCCCCGATTGTTCCGATCTGGATATCCCCGAGGATGCAGACTATGTTTACATCTGCGAGAACAACACCATTTACGGTACAAAGTTCAAGACCCTGCCTAACACAAAGGGTCACGAGCTGGTAGCTGACGTTTCCAGCTGCTTCCTGAGCGAGCCTGTTGACGTTACAAAGTACGGCGTTATCTACGGCGGTGTTCAGAAGAACGTTGGTCCTTCCGGCGTACAGATCGTTATCGTAAGAGAAGACCTGATCGCTGACGGTCCCGCATTCAAGGCTTGCCCCACAATGTGCGACTGGAAGGTACAGGCTGACAATGATTCTCTGTACAACACTCCTCCCTGCTACGGCATCTACATCTGCGGCAAGGTATTCAAGTGGATCAAGAAGATGGGCGGTCTCGAGGGCATGAAGGCTCACAACGAGAAGAAGGCTAAGATCCTGTATGATTTCCTCGACAGCAGCAAGCTCTTCAAGGGCACAGTTGTTCCCGAGGACAGATCCCTGATGAACGTTCCTTTCGTTACAGGCAACGAGGAACTGGACAAGAAGTTCGTTGCTGAGGCTAAGGCTGCAGGCTTCGAGAACCTGAAGGGTCACAGAACCGTTGGCGGCATGAGAGCTTCCATCTACAACGCAATGCCTATCGAGGGCGTTGAGAAGCTGGTAGAATTCATGAAGAAGTTCGAGGCTGAGAACGCTTAA
- a CDS encoding DUF2185 domain-containing protein yields the protein MNKILVQIEKYMQEALKINLPDINTADLEDNGAVFYMNGKNGTAFDWFVNEHFPCFFIFYNDSEKLGAVQAFLYSDGRLSIFVYGDKGHADPKEIVHVIDAYPDQLLKLAVLLTENADEKKIWDSYIRDLASDDTPDDRSVEMFLDSKKYYIPMIERKKLWKMTAIVSKKVREEGWKIGYGMRDKPTREEDSGWYFCAGNETDDYINDPNNLELWRVASVLMYDPALNELITSPYGTAIIRVDHDKFDIDSPEKDMIIEKRQPNPDPV from the coding sequence ATGAATAAGATATTGGTGCAGATAGAGAAATATATGCAAGAGGCACTGAAAATCAATCTTCCGGATATAAATACAGCTGATTTGGAAGATAATGGTGCTGTTTTCTATATGAACGGGAAAAACGGAACTGCTTTCGACTGGTTCGTCAACGAGCATTTCCCTTGCTTTTTTATTTTCTACAACGACAGCGAAAAGCTTGGCGCTGTCCAGGCTTTTCTTTACTCTGACGGGAGATTATCCATTTTTGTGTACGGAGATAAAGGTCATGCTGATCCTAAAGAGATCGTTCACGTTATTGATGCATATCCCGATCAGCTCCTGAAATTAGCCGTTCTTCTTACCGAAAATGCAGACGAAAAAAAGATATGGGATTCATATATCAGAGATCTCGCCAGCGATGATACACCTGATGATCGGTCAGTTGAAATGTTTCTGGATTCAAAAAAATACTATATCCCTATGATTGAACGCAAAAAACTGTGGAAAATGACAGCGATCGTATCAAAAAAAGTTCGTGAAGAGGGCTGGAAGATCGGTTATGGAATGCGTGATAAACCCACAAGAGAAGAAGACAGCGGCTGGTATTTTTGTGCAGGCAATGAAACCGATGATTATATCAATGATCCAAACAATCTTGAACTTTGGCGAGTCGCATCTGTTTTAATGTATGATCCAGCACTGAACGAATTGATTACTTCGCCTTATGGCACAGCGATCATACGAGTTGATCACGATAAATTTGATATAGACTCACCGGAAAAAGATATGATAATTGAAAAACGACAGCCGAATCCCGATCCGGTTTAG
- a CDS encoding DUF3343 domain-containing protein translates to MKKTIITMSSITYAMKAKEYLNSLGYWCEVERTRKNIGSGCGYSIVVRDDADIIIRQLERVNIPYKGIYSV, encoded by the coding sequence ATGAAAAAAACTATTATAACCATGAGCAGCATAACCTATGCCATGAAAGCAAAGGAATATCTGAATTCGCTTGGCTATTGGTGTGAGGTGGAGCGCACTCGGAAAAATATAGGCAGCGGCTGTGGGTATTCAATAGTAGTGCGGGATGATGCTGATATCATCATACGCCAGCTGGAGCGCGTTAATATCCCGTATAAAGGGATATACAGCGTATAG
- a CDS encoding glycine--tRNA ligase, which produces MKNTEKTMEKIVALCKGRGFVYPGSEIYGGLANTWDYGPLGVELKNNIKDAWRKKFVQENKYNVGLDSAILMNPQTWVASGHIGGFSDPLMDCKECKTRHRADNLIEDFDGTNVAGWSNEQMMDYIKEKGIPCPNCGKHNFTDIRQFNLMFKTFQGITEDSKSELYLRPETAQGIFVNFANIQRTTRKKVPFGVAQVGKSFRNEITPGNFIFRVREFEQMELEFFCKPGTDLEWFDYWRSFCKNFLLSLNIKEENLRLRDHSAEELCFYSKATTDFEYLFPFGWGELWGVADRTDYDLTQHINTSGKSLDYFDPETNERYIPYVIEPSLGVERLFLTIVTEAYDEEDIGTPEKPDVRTVMHFHPALAPFKACVLPLSKKLAEPAGELYDTLAKNFSVDYDETGSIGKRYRRQDEIGTPFCITYDFDSAEDGCVTVRDRDSMEQERVKIDELVEYINKKIAF; this is translated from the coding sequence ATGAAGAATACCGAAAAGACAATGGAAAAGATCGTCGCACTGTGTAAAGGCAGAGGCTTCGTTTACCCCGGCAGTGAGATCTACGGCGGTCTTGCAAATACCTGGGATTACGGTCCCCTCGGCGTTGAGCTGAAAAACAATATCAAGGATGCTTGGAGAAAGAAGTTCGTTCAGGAGAACAAGTACAACGTAGGTCTTGACTCCGCTATACTGATGAACCCCCAGACATGGGTAGCTTCAGGTCATATCGGTGGCTTCTCCGACCCTCTGATGGACTGCAAGGAGTGTAAGACTCGTCACCGTGCAGATAACCTCATTGAGGACTTCGACGGCACTAACGTTGCAGGCTGGTCAAATGAGCAGATGATGGATTACATCAAGGAGAAAGGCATTCCCTGCCCCAACTGCGGCAAGCACAACTTCACCGATATCCGTCAGTTCAACCTTATGTTCAAGACTTTCCAGGGCATCACCGAGGACAGCAAGAGCGAACTGTATCTGCGTCCCGAGACTGCACAGGGTATCTTCGTAAACTTCGCTAATATCCAGAGAACTACCAGAAAGAAAGTTCCTTTCGGTGTTGCACAGGTAGGTAAGAGCTTCCGTAACGAGATCACTCCCGGTAACTTCATATTCCGTGTAAGAGAGTTCGAGCAGATGGAGCTTGAGTTCTTCTGCAAGCCCGGCACAGACCTTGAATGGTTCGATTACTGGAGAAGCTTCTGCAAGAACTTCCTGCTGAGCCTGAACATCAAGGAAGAGAACCTGAGACTGAGAGATCACTCTGCTGAGGAGCTTTGCTTCTACTCCAAGGCTACTACCGACTTTGAGTACCTCTTCCCCTTCGGCTGGGGCGAGCTGTGGGGCGTAGCTGACAGAACCGACTACGATCTCACTCAGCACATCAACACTTCGGGCAAGAGCCTTGATTACTTCGATCCCGAGACCAACGAGAGATACATCCCCTATGTTATCGAGCCTTCTCTCGGTGTTGAAAGACTGTTCCTGACTATCGTTACCGAGGCTTATGACGAGGAAGATATCGGTACTCCCGAGAAGCCTGATGTTAGAACAGTTATGCACTTCCACCCTGCACTTGCACCTTTCAAGGCTTGCGTACTGCCTCTTTCCAAGAAGCTTGCTGAGCCTGCAGGTGAACTGTATGATACTCTCGCTAAGAATTTCAGCGTTGACTACGACGAGACAGGTTCTATCGGAAAGAGATACCGCCGTCAGGACGAGATCGGTACACCTTTCTGCATAACATACGACTTTGATTCTGCTGAGGACGGCTGTGTAACAGTACGTGACAGAGATTCCATGGAGCAGGAGAGAGTAAAGATCGACGAGCTGGTTGAGTATATCAACAAGAAGATCGCATTCTGA
- a CDS encoding RtcB family protein, protein MFELNGKYGTAKVFTDICDETAVSQIIELMNQPMSEGQRVRIMPDVHAGAGCTVGTTMTITDKAVPNLVGVDIGCGMETVKLKEKHIEVQQLDKLIYREIPSGFDIRKKPHRFNNKIDLTELYCYEHIDHNKAIHSLGSLGGGNHFIEADKGSDGGVYIVIHSGSRHLGLEVAKFYQEEAYKRLNGCAKSDIDALIAQLKEEGRDKQIQTEITKLKNTKHTDVPKQLAYTEGELFEQYIHDMKIVQQFAMLNRQAMMDEIIDGMSLHVKEQFTTIHNYIDTDNMILRKGAVSAQAGEVLLIPINMRDGSLICTGKGNPDWNYSAPHGAGRILSRSAAKAQLTLTEFKREMKGIYSTSVSSATLDESPMAYKSIDDIVGNIGDTCEIQDIIKPIYNFKAGEAEEHGRTRMR, encoded by the coding sequence ATGTTTGAATTAAACGGAAAGTACGGTACCGCAAAGGTATTCACCGATATATGCGATGAAACTGCCGTATCACAAATAATAGAGCTTATGAACCAGCCCATGTCCGAGGGACAGAGGGTGCGCATAATGCCCGATGTCCATGCAGGTGCGGGTTGTACCGTGGGTACTACCATGACCATAACCGACAAGGCTGTGCCGAATCTTGTGGGTGTGGATATCGGATGCGGTATGGAAACAGTTAAGCTGAAAGAAAAGCACATCGAGGTTCAGCAGCTGGATAAGCTGATATACCGCGAGATACCCTCGGGGTTCGATATACGTAAGAAGCCTCACCGCTTCAATAACAAGATAGACCTGACCGAGCTTTACTGCTATGAACACATTGATCATAACAAGGCGATACACAGCCTTGGTTCTCTCGGGGGAGGAAATCACTTCATCGAAGCTGACAAGGGCAGTGATGGCGGGGTGTACATCGTTATACACTCGGGTTCCCGTCATCTGGGGCTTGAAGTTGCAAAGTTCTATCAGGAGGAAGCATACAAGCGCCTGAACGGCTGTGCAAAATCTGATATCGATGCGCTTATTGCACAGCTTAAGGAAGAGGGCAGGGATAAGCAGATCCAGACCGAGATAACCAAGCTGAAAAACACCAAGCACACTGATGTTCCAAAGCAGCTTGCATATACCGAGGGTGAACTTTTTGAGCAGTATATACATGATATGAAGATAGTTCAGCAGTTCGCCATGCTGAACCGTCAGGCGATGATGGACGAGATAATCGACGGAATGAGCCTGCACGTAAAGGAGCAGTTCACGACCATACACAACTACATCGATACCGATAATATGATACTGCGAAAGGGTGCGGTGTCGGCACAGGCTGGGGAAGTTCTGCTGATACCCATAAATATGCGTGACGGCAGTCTTATCTGTACAGGCAAGGGAAATCCCGACTGGAATTATTCCGCACCCCACGGCGCAGGCAGGATACTGTCACGCTCGGCCGCAAAGGCTCAGCTGACACTTACGGAGTTCAAGAGAGAAATGAAAGGCATATACAGCACATCGGTAAGCTCGGCTACCCTTGACGAGAGCCCCATGGCGTACAAGAGCATAGATGATATAGTCGGCAATATAGGCGATACCTGTGAGATACAGGATATCATCAAACCCATATACAACTTCAAGGCTGGCGAAGCCGAGGAGCACGGACGTACAAGAATGAGATAG
- a CDS encoding DUF6440 family protein: MAKKEKVIRFEKVFSQDSGLSSPGFCIFVDKETGVNYIYSYWGETGGLTPLLDKDGKPVITQDGKELL, from the coding sequence ATGGCTAAAAAGGAAAAGGTCATTCGTTTCGAGAAAGTCTTTTCTCAGGATAGCGGTCTGAGTTCTCCCGGCTTCTGCATCTTTGTTGATAAAGAAACAGGCGTGAACTATATCTACTCCTATTGGGGCGAAACAGGCGGACTTACTCCTCTGCTTGACAAGGACGGCAAGCCTGTTATCACTCAGGACGGCAAAGAGCTGTTATAA
- a CDS encoding leucine-rich repeat protein has translation MMNKRIIAGLMCLSLAFCAVVCPGAADKALIPSAAQADTIDDGVFVYGLTDDRTGVKVIETATWPYEGRILESADIPSVVRGLPVKEIGAGCFASYTRLEKVTLPDSIEVIGDRAFFDCRSLNTIRMPAKLKKIGQSAFMFMNLKTIVLPDGCKEIGSKAFYENDGLTVTIPDSVTVINENAFQGTENVTIKAHKGSYAEKFVTVNNKRAEKLEFTYPITFVEINYSTVKGDISGDGKVDITDIAKLSAHIKSKKYVTDIGSADINGDGIINISDLTVIAAHIKGKRAMK, from the coding sequence ATGATGAACAAAAGAATTATAGCAGGGCTGATGTGCTTATCTTTGGCATTTTGTGCGGTAGTATGTCCCGGTGCTGCAGATAAAGCTCTAATACCGTCAGCTGCGCAAGCAGATACTATTGATGACGGAGTTTTTGTTTACGGACTTACAGATGACCGTACGGGTGTAAAGGTCATAGAAACAGCTACATGGCCGTACGAAGGTAGGATACTTGAATCTGCAGATATCCCCTCTGTTGTCAGAGGACTGCCTGTTAAAGAGATAGGAGCGGGTTGTTTTGCCTCATACACCAGACTTGAAAAGGTCACACTGCCTGACAGTATTGAGGTCATCGGAGATCGTGCTTTTTTTGACTGTCGAAGTCTTAATACTATCAGGATGCCGGCAAAACTGAAAAAGATAGGTCAGAGTGCTTTCATGTTCATGAATCTGAAAACTATAGTACTCCCTGATGGCTGTAAGGAGATCGGGTCAAAAGCTTTCTATGAAAATGACGGGCTTACCGTAACTATACCTGACAGCGTGACCGTTATCAACGAGAATGCATTTCAGGGAACTGAAAATGTGACTATAAAGGCACATAAAGGATCGTACGCTGAAAAGTTTGTTACTGTGAATAATAAAAGGGCTGAAAAGCTGGAATTCACATACCCGATCACTTTTGTGGAGATAAACTACAGCACTGTAAAAGGTGATATCTCAGGTGACGGCAAGGTGGATATTACAGATATCGCAAAGCTATCCGCACATATCAAGAGTAAAAAATATGTTACTGATATCGGTTCGGCAGATATTAACGGTGACGGTATCATAAATATTTCAGACCTTACTGTGATCGCGGCGCATATCAAGGGCAAAAGGGCTATGAAATGA